In the Malania oleifera isolate guangnan ecotype guangnan chromosome 1, ASM2987363v1, whole genome shotgun sequence genome, one interval contains:
- the LOC131160239 gene encoding disease resistance protein RPM1-like, giving the protein MAETAVNFVIDRLAEALLQEATLLRGIRKEVGSIKDELRSIQSFLKDADARSEKEETNESMKAWLTQLREVAYHIEDVIDEYTLHNARQTCGHGPMGILYESFIGWIVRLKPYHEMANEIKHIKENIQGIKSRGETFIFNPYIIQGGSSNRGARSVRRHDSRLTSPFIEEDEVVGIDSIRKEIIGLLVEGESTRSTISVVGMGGIGKSTLARKVYDANSVTGHFHYRAWIAVSQSYNMEELLRTILQQLYRARKENPPEGIDRMEGTLLITELSDYLRPKRYLIVLDDVWAIDFWRYFQNVLPKNDKGSRVLVTTRYAEVARFCKESSFGHLRELQSLPEDKAWELFCMKAFQSRGACPPELEALSIDIVGRCEGLPLAIVAIGGLLSTKDKTLFEWQKLHRSLGRQLITNPHLKIIPRILSLSYQDLPYNLKSCLLYCGIFPEDHPISCNKLIRLWIAEGFVHADKGITLEEIAEEYLMELIHRNLVQVSEVSLEGKARSCRLHDLMHEFIISKSKELSFYQVLAGDDLTLDEKSRHLSILSITDAVLQSISNYRIRSVLLFVVDKLPKSFTDACFANFKLLKVLDFENAPFDYLPENIGDLLHLTYLSMKNTNIKLLPKSTSKLHKLETLNLKGTPTYKLPRGITRLRKLRHLLAYFLDYEVDYGLNSLRGVNIREGIGSLKDLQKLCFMEANQGVALIEELVRLKQLRRLGLTKLSSAHCRALCASIQQMRQLESLSLQSKSEAEILDLQAIPSPPLTLKRVYLKGPLKKLPNWIPKLQNLVKLRLSWSRLRDDPNLLVVLQDLPKLLEFELHDAYDEEQLKFGEGSFQKLKVLRLQQLNALQKVIIDEGAMPLLEELTIGPTPELKEVPSGIQHLKNLTNLTFFDMPEELALGLQPGQGRDYYNIQHIPTVLFTYKENNRYTTYTLR; this is encoded by the coding sequence ATGGCAGAGACTGCGGTGAACTTCGTTATTGATCGGTTGGCTGAAGCATTGCTCCAAGAAGCAACGCTGCTGAGGGGTATCCGGAAGGAAGTTGGCAGTATCAAAGATGAATTGAGGAGCATTCAGTCGTTCCTAAAGGATGCAGATGCAAGGTCAGAAAAAGAAGAGACCAACGAAAGCATGAAAGCTTGGTTGACACAACTAAGAGAAGTAGCGTATCATATAGAAGATGTTATTGATGAATACACGCTTCACAACGCACGCCAGACTTGTGGGCATGGACCCATGGGTATCCTCTATGAGTCATTCATTGGCTGGATCGTAAGACTGAAACCATATCATGAGATGGCCAATGAGATCAAGCACATCAAAGAAAATATTCAGGGGATCAAGAGTAGAGGAGAAACTTTCATCTTCAATCCTTACATAATACAGGGAGGATCAAGTAACAGGGGAGCAAGGAGTGTAAGAAGGCATGACTCTCGCCTGACTTCACCTTTTATTGAGGAAGACGAAGTAGTGGGTATTGACTCTATTCGAAAAGAAATTATCGGATTGCTAGTAGAGGGTGAATCAACACGAAGCACAATATCTGTGGTTGGTATGGGTGGAATTGGGAAGTCCACTCTTGCCAGGAAAGTTTACGACGCTAACTCAGTGACCGGACATTTTCATTACCGTGCTTGGATTGCTGTTTCTCAATCGTACAACATGGAGGAGCTACTGAGGACCATATTACAGCAATTATACCGAGCAAGGAAGGAGAATCCTCCAGAAGGAATTGACAGAATGGAAGGGACGCTGCTTATTACTGAGTTGAGCGACTATTTACGTCCAAAAAGGTATTTGATTGTTTTAGATGATGTGTGGGCAATAGACTTTTGGAGATACTTTCAAAATGTTTTACCCAAAAATGACAAAGGAAGCAGGGTATTAGTCACAACTCGTTATGCTGAGGTTGCTCGCTTTTGCAAAGAATCTTCATTTGGTCATCTTCGAGAACTGCAGTCTCTGCCAGAAGATAAGGCCTGGGAGCTTTTCTGCATGAAGGCATTCCAGTCCAGGGGGGCTTGTCCCCCAGAATTGGAAGCACTGTCTATTGACATTGTTGGAAGATGCGAAGGACTGCCACTTGCAATTGTCGCAATAGGAGGTCTTTTGTCAACCAAGGACAAGACTCTGTTTGAGTGGCAAAAATTGCACCGCAGCCTTGGGCGTCAACTGATAACAAATCCTCATCTTAAAATCATCCCAAGAATTCTCTCTCTAAGCTACCAAGATCTGCCTTACAACCTCAAATCATGTTTGTTGTACTGTGGCATATTTCCAGAAGATCATCCTATTAGCTGTAATAAACTAATTCGACTGTGGATTGCTGAGGGGTTTGTACATGCGGACAAGGGTATAACGCTGGAAGAGATTGCAGAAGAATACCTAATGGAGCTCATACATAGAAACTTGGTTCAAGTTTCAGAGGTAAGTTTAGAAGGAAAAGCTAGAAGCTGCCGACTTCATGATTTGATGCATGAATTTATCATTTCAAAGTCCAAGGAGCTAAGCTTCTATCAAGTATTGGCAGGGGATGACTTGACTTTGGATGAAAAATCTCGACATTTATCAATTCTCAGCATCACAGACGCTGTTCTGCAGAGCATTAGTAACTATAGGATTCGTTCTGTTCTACTATTTGTGGTCGATAAACTACCCAAGTCTTTTACAGATGCGTGCTTTGCAAATTTCAAGCTTTTGAAAGTACTAGATTTTGAAAATGCTCCTTTTGATTATCTACCTGAAAATATTGGAGATCTGCTTCATTTGACATATCTGAGCATGAAAAATACAAACATAAAGCTGCTTCCCAAGTCTACGAGCAAGCTGCACAAATTAGAAACTCTAAATCTGAAGGGTACTCCAACATATAAGCTACCAAGAGGGATTACAAGGCTCAGGAAGCTGCGACATCTCCTAGCCTACTTCCTTGATTATGAGGTAGATTATGGTTTGAATTCTCTGAGAGGGGTAAACATACGGGAAGGAATAGGAAGTTTGAAGGACTTGCAAAAGCTATGCTTTATGGAGGCAAATCAGGGAGTTGCATTGATTGAAGAGTTGGTAAGATTGAAGCAGTTGAGGAGGTTGGGTCTCACAAAACTATCGAGTGCACATTGCAGGGCTCTCTGTGCCTCCATCCAACAGATGCGCCAACTTGAATCTTTGAGTTTGCAGTCAAAAAGTGAAGCTGAGATCCTTGATCTCCAGGCTATACCATCTCCTCCCTTGACCCTAAAACGTGTTTACTTGAAAGGGCCTTTAAAGAAGCTGCCAAACTGGATACCCAAGCTTCAAAATCTAGTTAAACTACGGTTATCTTGGTCGAGACTAAGGGATGATCCAAATCTTCTGGTAGTCCTCCAAGATTTGCCAAAGTTGCTGGAGTTCGAGCTGCATGACGCATATGACGAAGAACAACTTAAATTTGGTGAAGGCAGCTTCCAAAAACTTAAAGTGCTGCGACTCCAGCAGTTGAATGCACTGCAGAAGGTGATTATAGACGAAGGAGCAATGCCCCTCCTTGAAGAGCTAACAATAGGACCTACCCCAGAACTGAAGGAGGTGCCCTCAGGCATCCAACACCTGAAAAATCTGACGAATCTGACATTCTTTGATATGCCTGAAGAATTGGCGCTTGGATTGCAACCAGGCCAGGGCCGAGATTATTACAATATTCAGCACATACCAACAGTCCTTTTCACCTACAAGGAAAATAACAGATACACAACCTACACTCTTAGGTGA